The DNA sequence GGAAGAAAAACAATATATCCTGGAGCAGATACGCAAAGGCCAGACCGTCAACCCCGTGGCGAGCTTTCTGCGGGTGACGGGCAAGGTGACCTGGCGCGCCGTTGCATCCATGACGATCGACCCCCTGGTCCTGGGCAAGGATGCCGCGGTCGAGGGGGCGAAGGCAGGGGGTACCGTCTGGAAAAACTGGCGGGAAGATTCGATCCGCGAGGCTTCGGTTCACCTGCAGGGGCTGAAATTTGAGGGGATCACCGCCCGTGCCGGGGACATCGATCTCGACATAATCTTCGCACGTCGCGACACCTTCACGGGCAGACTTCTCTACGGGGAAACGGCCAAAGAAGGCGATCTGCTGACGTTCCAGATTGCCAGAGATAAAAAATGGACCGATCGTTATGAGGCCAAATGGGAGATCTCGGGGCCGAAGAAACAGAAGCTGGCCGAGACCTCGTCCATGCCGGCAAGCTTAGACCGGGCGAATCGCCTCACATACAGATGCGAAAATGTCACGGCCGGCGATCACACGGTCACCTTCCGGATGTTCGATGCCAAATCGAAATTGCAAATGGATTTCCGGACCTATGTCTTCCAGGTTGCCGAATCCGACCAGATTGCTCTCGGGCCGATCAGGGCCACCCTGAATTCATTTGAAGGCCCGGTACTGAAAGGGGCCGCCAGAATCGGAGACATTCTGGCCTTTCAATCTCAAAAGTCGGGCAAGTGGGGCAGGACCCATGAGGTGCAGTGGCTCGTAAACGGGGAGAACTACAAAACCGTAACGGGCGATGATCCCAAAGCGAACCTGCTGCGCTTCGATACCACCGGCATGGCGCCGGCTGCTTACACCATTGCCGTGCGCCTCGTAGATACATCGGGGAAGACCCGGAAGATCATCGCCCACCAGGGCGCCTCTTTTCGCCTGGTCACAAACGTCATCGCCATGGACCCCTTTCAGGTTCGCGCCTCCCTCAACGACTACGACGGGCCGCCGCTTCCCGCTTCGGTCCAGAACGGTGATGTCCTCGCCTTTCAGGCAGATTTGAAACACCCTGCGGGAAAACCGGAACCGGCGCAGCTCTTCTGGCAGGTATACGACGGGAGCGGGAAGCCGGTGCCGGGCCTCGGGAAGCAGGAGCAGGTGTATGAATCGGGGGCGATAAAGAACCACCGTTTTAAGATCAGGTTGGATAACCTGGCAGACGGGGAATACTCGGTCGGACTGACCCATGTATTCAATGCCGTCCCCGGCGTGAAGGTGAACGCCGTCTCACGATTCAGAATCGCTCAGGCTGTGAGGATCGACAGGGTCCTTGCAACGGACAGCCCTGACGATCAAAAACACAAGGCACTTTTCCCGCCCGATCGGGAGCCTCTGCTCTATGCCCACTACACGATCGGACGGGGCGTCAGCAAGGCAACCCTTACCCTGACGGCAAAAGATGCAAAGGGTCAAACGATTGAAATTGTTTCCATGGAACGGCCCCGTCCCGGCGAGACACCACCTTATCGGGCGGGTCTGGCTGTTCCGGCCGGAAAGATACCCGCCGGTGAAGAGATCATCTTTGAGGCATTGATCATCGCCAAAAACGGCCAGCGGCATATGGCCCGCACCACCTTTACAAGGGAAGCTCACCGCCTGATCCTGAATGTCCCGAAGAGCATGAAGAGCGGTGAGAACAGGACATTTTCCATTACCGTGCCCAAGGGCTTCAAAGGACCGTTCGTCGTGGATGCGCGCGCCTCCGGAAAAGGTCTCAGCGTAGGCCACACAGCCGGGTCGCTGCATGGAACCGTGGGCGGCATTGCTGTGGAATACGCGGAGTCGGGAAATCTGATCGTGAAAGTAACCGATGCCGGCGGCAATAGCGCTTCGGCGCAGGCCGCAATCCTCATCGAGCCGTCGGGAAAACAATATGCCGATGCGCAACCTGCGGTGCCGACACCCATAACGCCCGTTTCTCCGCCCCCGGTACGCACGCCATCTCCGATCCGTGCCTCTCCTTCGTACTCAGGGATCAAGAGTGGTCCTTCTCCCCAGCCGAAGCGGCCGGCACCGGCACCCGGAATCGACTACGCGGCCGTGGGCAGACAGCATTGGGAGTGGGTCGTCAACAACATCATGAACAGGACCATCCATTCCTGTCTCAGAAGCAGCGAACCGCGGCTTTACGACCAGTTTCGGCGACAACTCCTCGGCATGAAATCGGTGGATTATGCCGCCCTCGGTAGAATGAACGCCCGGCGTCTTGCCGACTTTTCTACCGAACAAGAACGGGTATTCGCACAGAGGGCTCTGTATGACGCCATAATGAGCCACGGCTTGAGAGGGGACTGCCCGACAAAGATGATCGACCACCTGACCCGTCAGGGGCTGATTTCTCATGCCCAGGCGACGGCCTATCGGGACAGGCAGAGAACTCAAAACCATTCCTCCCAGGCTTCCGCCGTTCGGGAGCTAGACCGGACCAGAACGGTTTACTGGGTCGTTTTGACTTCCGTATTCGATAAGCAGACAAAGAAAACAAGGGCCAGTGCCCGGATTGTTACCGGGAACAGGCCGCCGCCCACCGGTTTTTCGGCTCCCAATACTGCCGCGCCGGGCCACTATTTTTCTGTCACCAAGGCGTACGGTACCCTGGATCAGCGGAAAGCGCAGGAAATAGCGGGTGAGATAAACCGGGGGGGATACCGCGATGTTTTTCCCAGAACCAGATACAATGTGTCCGGCCATATCGGGAAAGGGTTGGAGGGCAGGCCGCTTGTAACCTATGACACCGGTGTACCTCGCTAAAGACAGGTCATCGAGTTCCACAAGGAGGTATCATGACGTTTATTTCGAATTCCCATGGATGTTTCAGAGCAATGATTTCAGGCTTATGGAAAACTGCATTCGTGAAACCGGAGCGCTTCCGGTGCTTGCCAATCGTTGCCGTGCTGGCGGTTGCCTGTTTCCTGTCGCCATTCCCCTTTGGGGGAGGAAAGGCCGTCTATGGGGAGACATCGTTCTTCGACCGGGTTTTCGCGGGGACGGATAAATCAGAGAAGGCGGCCGCTCGCGTGAAATATGAAGATTTCATGTCCTCCCCGAACATGAAAAAATATACGAGGATCAACCACACCTTCAGCAGGGACGGCAATTGGATGGTGGCGAAAATGGCGCGATCGCCCAAACCCGGAACAACCGTTGATGACTTCGAACTCTGGAGATTCGACGGAAAAGAGAACGGTTTTGTCAGACATCCCCTGGACCGCGATATTCGCGAATCGATGCGGGCGATGACCGTCTCCCCGGACGGCAATTGCATCGCCGTTTGCAATTGCCCCTGGGACGGGAAAGGGTTGATAGACACTTCAAAAGCGCGTGTATCCATCGTGCAGACAAGCGACGGAAAGATCATCCGGACGTTTCCCGTCTACATGTCCAGCACGGCCATGCAGATCATGCCGGACAACAAGACCCTGGTAGGGACAACCTATCGTCGCCGGGACGAGGGAGGCAGACAGGTCATGGATAGCGTAACGGAGGCATACTCCATCACAACGGGGAAAAAGATCCCCGTGCCCGCCATGCACGACAGCTGCCACGGGAAAGAGAGCGTCCTGCAGCAGTTGAAACTGTCCGATCGCTATCTGGGGGCGTGGTGCTCGAACGGAACGGCATGGCTCTTCGACGCGAAGAATTTTTCGCTGGTCCGCAACCTGGACAAGGCAGAAGGGCTGTATCTCAATCGCGACGGTTCGCTTGCGGCCGTATGGGGAGGGTTACGCGGACAATTCAAGATTCTCGATACGACCACCTGGAAGGAGATGAAAACACCTCCCGGATTCGCCGTGGGGGGCCTAGCCATTGCCTTCGGCCCGGACAACAGCATCCTGAAAGCCTGGAGCAATTGCCTGGAAGAATACGTGATTCTCAAAGGGAAAAAGCTTGTTCACGTTCAGGAAAAACGGTTTGCCAGCCAAAAAGCAGGACCCTCTGTGGTCTTCGTTCAGCAGGCCGGCGCCTGGTACGCCCTGGTTGACAAAAAGGTGTACACAATGAAGGCGGCCACCCCGGAAATGATTCGGGCAGCTGCAGCATTGGACGAGGGAAGAGAGCTTCTCGCCGCCGGGTTCCATTCGGCGGCAGTCCGGAAGATTGAGGAAGCCATAAACCTCTCTCCTCTGCAACAGGATTTACAGCACTCAAAGGCGTATGCCGATTTCTGGACGCGGGGTCTGCCCCTCAAGGACGTCGGCTCGTTGCTTCTCTTCCATAAAGACATCCTCCTGAAGGCAGAAAAAAGATCTTGGATCGGATTCGGCGTCGACAAAGGCGAGGGAGGAATCATTGTGACGTCCGTAAATCCCGAAGGGCCGGCAGCAAGATCGGGGCTCCGGAAAGGAGACATCATCAAGCTTTTCAACGTCAGACCCGCAGCTTCCGTGGACGACGTCTCTACCCGCGACATCCCTATCGGCAGTGAGGTCACCTATGTCGTCCAGCGTGAAGGCAGGCAGATCCGGCTTTCAGCCCGCACGATCGCCGGATTTGTTGACAATACAAACCTCGCGATAGCACTCCGGCGTCTGATGGAATACGGAATGCTGGCTGTCAATACGGGGCATCCTCAACTGGCGCTCGAGGTTGCGGAGGAGGTCATGAAGCTGAAGAAGCAATACCCGCTTGCAATGAAATGGAACACTGCCGCCAAGATCTCCCCGGCCCTGAAGGCGCTGGTCATGGCCGGCGCCGCGGCGGATGCCAAAACCTATGACTACCTCCTGGAGCAGGGGGGGCTAATGCCTGAGGGAAGCAATTTCGTGTCATTCTACATTACGGATTTCCCCGACTTGTGGGCGCCCCTGTATGCGGATCGGAAGAAACTGGCCTATATCCTGAAGCTGGATGAGGCCAAACTTCCGAAATCGCCGAAGACGAGGGGTTTCTCATCTCAGCCCTATCCCGATCTGGCGGGCAGGCTTTTAACCCCTGTTGCCGCGCCGAAGAGGCTGGACGCTGAAGCATCACCCGCTCCAACGGTGAAACAGCAGCAAGGGACGCCTTCGCGACCGTCCAACCCCCGGGTCCTTGATTGACTGGAAGGAGGACGATCAGATCTGAGGCCTCCGGGCGATAGGATCATATATGGCAACGGAGAGAATTCCCGCGGCTCGCCGTATATGAAGAAAAGCGATCATCAGGCCGCTTTTGCCGTCGGTAATCGTACTTGACGTTTATTCCGTATATATGCTAAGTATACTTACATGATAGAACGACCTTTCTGGATAAGCCGCATAGAGGAGGCATGGAAAGAGGCATCCATTGTCTGGCTGGCCGGTGTGAGACGAGCGGGGAAAACGACGCTTGTCCAGAGCCTTGGGGAAGACCGGATACTCTATGTAAACTGTGATCTGCCTGTGGCGTCCAGCATGACGGCCGACCCGGAGCTGTTTTTCCGGGACTGCGGCCGACCCGTAGTCGTCTTTGATGAGATCCACCGGCTTCCCGATCCGAGTATGGTGCTCAAGATAGGTGCCGATCTCTTTCCTGATCTGAAGATCATTGCCACAGGCTCGTCGACATTGGCCGCGAGCAGGAAATTCAAGGATACCCTGACGGGCAGGAAGCGTGTTGTTCGTCTTACACCTGTCTTGTGGGACGAGCTTCCGGCATTCAACGCACCTCTCTCCCGGCGGCTTTATCACGGGGGTTTGCCCCAAACCCTTCTGGCGGAATCGAAACCGATGTCGTTCTACCGCGAGTGGATGGATTCATTTTTTGCCCGTGATATCCAGCAGCTTTTTGCCTTCCGCGATCCCGGGAAATTCAACATGCTTTTTGAGTATCTCCTGAAGCAAAGCGGTGGGCAATTTGAGATCACAAGGACCGCGGGTGCGCTGGGGATAAGCCGTCCCACGGTGGCCGACCACCTGAGGGCTCTGGAAACGACCCAGGCCGTGACCATCGTTCGTCCTTTCCACGGAAGAGGACAGAAAGAGATAATCAAGATGCCCAAAGTCTATGGTTTTGACACGGGTTTTGTGGCTTTTGCAAGGGGTTGGGACCCGTTGCGTCAGGACGAACACGGCGTTCTGTGGGAGCATATTGTGCTTGAGTATCTCCAGGGCCACGTCTACGATGGGGATATATTGTACTGGCGGATGGCGGATGACCGGGAAGTGGATTTCGTGATTCCCCGCAGGAGAGATGAAGTGGATGCCATTGAATGCAAGTGGTCCCCGGACCAGTTCAATGCCGCCGGCCTCTCGTTGTTCCGGAACTGGTATCCAAAAGGAAAGAACTATATAATCTCTCCCATTTCCACCCCCGGCTACGCAAAGCGCGTCTCTGGCATGGAGGTCTATATCTGCAGCCCTGCGGGTTGGTGCGAGAAGTATCGTCATTCTGGCGGTTCGTCGAAATAGGGGTTTCGTTCGGGAAGGAGAAAGGTGTCATGCCGGGGGCGGGCGGTGAATGGTAAGCCTCCGGTTCGAATAGCCTATGTCGGAGGTTTCTCATGACTGAGTTACCCTTTGGCCTCAAAGGCAAGATCTTCCGCAGTGCGATGCCCTTCGGGACGTATGATCCTGAGGGCGTGGCGCTCGACGAATATATGAAGAATGCCATCTCCGTCGTCGTCCATTACACCTGGGGTCAGCGTTACGAATGCCCTCAACAACGCGATTGAATGCCGAACCTGCGTGGCCGCATCCTTAACGTTGGTGTCGAGAACAACCCTGATCACTTCTTCCTTGTCCTCGCCTGCTTTCTGACATCACGGATCACGTCTTCAATCGCCTTTTCTACAATTGCGGGATCGACGTCCCCTGTCTTCTCGTGCATTCTGCTGAGATTGGCGAGGAACTCGCTCTTTCCCTTTTCGACAAGGACCTTGTGCCTCATGATCACCGCTGACCCGGTAATCTCGAAATCGATGACATCGCCTTCGCTGACCTTCAGAACGTCCCTCACTTTCTTGGGAAGAGTCATCTGCCCTTTTCTCAGAACTCTCGCGAACGGCATGCAAGTTCTCCTTTCTGGAAAGTTGTACTTATGCACTGTCGTACACATTGCAGATTATCCGCCTGAATTTGTCAATTGCTCCAGATAAGAGAGGGAATGGTGGAGTTGGGCGGAGTTGGGGCTCAAGCGCTTTTTCTTGACAAGATCTGCCGAGGGCCATGGTATATCCCCATTATAGAGCCTCCGGGACCAAGGTAGTCCCCCGGTAGCAGGCTAAGCAATTTGTTATAAAGAGGTGGATAGAACCACGTCATCCCGCCGTTCCTTTGGCGTATGTCATGGACTCTTCGGGGTTTTCACTCATTCACCGCATTCGAGCTCTTGAACTGGACAACATCCTTTGGCTCTTTCTGCATCGCAAGCCAGAGATCCAGCTTCGTTTGCATCGCAAGCCAGCTCTGAGGTGACGTACTTGTGGCTTTTCCGATCCGTACCGCCATTTCCGGAGTTAATGCCGCTCTGCCGTTGACTATTTCAGACAGAGTCTTGCGCGAAATACCAAGACCCTTCGCGGCTTCGGTTATGGTAATCCCGAGCGGCTTCATTACGTCCTCCAGGAGGACGTTTCCGGGATGTGTTGGTTTTCTGGTAACCATGGTATCCCTCCTTAATGATAATCCCGATAGTCGATCAGGACAGCATCGTCTCCTTCGAATTGAAAGGTGACGCGCCAGTTTCCGTTCACCCAAACCGACCAGACACCGTCTTCCTGCCCGATCAGCTTGTGCAGTTTGTATGCGGGCAAGTTCATGTCAACCGGAGACATTGACGCATCAAGCCGGTCGAGGATCCTGGCCAGTTTGTCCGCATGACCGGGAATGATACCCTTCTTGTTGCCGGTTTCAAAGAACAGCTTCAATCCCTTATGCTTAAAGGATTTGATCATCAGGCCTATTGTAACGCCTAGGGTTACATACGTCAATAGGGAATTGGGAGGGGTGGGGGAGCTGGGGGGGAACTGGTGGTCAGATCCTTATTCTTGACATACCCTGCCTGTTTTCCCGTTTTTGCCGTGCTCAGGTCAGCCAGTCGAATCTTTCTCCCGTCGAGACCGGGATATTTTGGTTTGAAATCAAAAGGCAGTTAGGACATAATTAATTCTATTAAGGCCCTTCCACTATCCCGATTACAAATTAGGGGGACACAGCATTATGGAAAATCAAGGATCATTCAGATTTGTAAGCAAGAAAGTTATTATCTTCTTACGCGACAGGGCGTGCGAGACGTCAGAAGAACTGATATCAAGCGAATTGTTTCATGAGGTGGTCACACGCTTTGTCAATGACTTGAGGCGCAAGCAATCTCCTCTGCTGAAGATCTTCGGCAAACAAAGCCATGAAATCAAACATGCTGATGTTGAGAAGCTTATTCAAGTATTCCAGGTTCTTGGCAAAATGACGCTTGAGGCTGTTCCTAAATTGATAGAAGGAGGGGAACGGTTCATTGCCAATCCGTCGCTGTTGCAGGCTCTTGTGGAGAGCCTGTACAATTATTGGAGAGAATTCGAACGGTTTATTGTCTGTGATTCAACGGGAGATCATTTAGACAGACGCCCATACCGAACCTTTAGCTCGACAATTGAATCCTTGACGCATTTGGTGCGACAAACCTATCGGGATATTGAAGAGAATATTACCGGTCAACACCCCAATACCTACCGTCAGGTGCGGGCAGGCGCGGAAGTGGCGGTAATTGCTCTGCCAAAAGATATGGCATTACCTGGAGGAAGTTATCAGAAGTTACAGGGTATTCCTGTGATCAGGCAGATTATGTTGTATCCGCCGTTGTTGCTCAATCCCCCAATGAATAAGCGGACGGGTAAATTTGAACGGATTCCTCAAAACCCCCTGGAGCAGATTGAGGTGATGCCTCACGAGTGGCTTTGCTATCCTGCAAAGGTTGGTCCGCTCCTGATTCTTGTTTACGTGCATGAGAAATTCTATGAACTCGGCCTGTCATTGTGCAATTTATTTGAATTGGCTGATGACGAATTTCTGGATCGCCCGGTTGATGGGGTCTATCTTTTTGGGGTACCCGGAACGGTGCTTGACGCTCTTGCGTCCATGCCGACCGTATTCTATGACGATATAGAGCATGGCATGATCGCGGCAGCCTGTCCGAATAATGATCTCTTTGGATATTTCGGGTATCTCAAAAAAATGGTTTTGACACTCCATAACATTAAGATGATGAAACTTGGGAAAATGCCTTATCACGGCGCAATGGTCAGGATAATGACAAAAGGTGATCGCCTCTTTACGCTGTTGATCATAGGTGATACGGGAACAGGAAAATCCGAGACGCTCGAAGCGTTCAGGATCATCGGAGAAGACCAAATCGAGGAAATGACAATTATTGCCGACGATATGGGATCACTCGATATCGATCAAGAGGGGAAAGTGATTGGCTATGGTACGGAAATCGGTGCATTCGTTAGATTGGACGATTTGCAGCCAGGCTATGCGTTCGGGCAGCTTGATCGCTCAATTATTATGAACCCCAGCCAGGTGAATGCTCGAATTGTGTTGCCGGTGACCACTTATGAACAGGTGATAAAAGGTTATTCTGTTGATATGGTGCTGTACGCAAATAATTATGAGGAAATTGATGAAGAGCATCCGATTATCGAACGATTGGCAACTCCTGAGACAGCACTACACACATTCCGGGAAGGAACAGCAATGAGCAAGGGTACCACAACGTCCACAGGCCTGGTACATACCTATTTTGTTAACGTTTTCGGGGCTATTCAATATAGGGCCATCCACGAGGAGATTGCGAAACGGGTTTTTGAGGCCTTTTTTAATGAGGATATCTTTGTCGGGCAATTGCGGACGAGACTTGGAATTGTGGGG is a window from the Syntrophorhabdaceae bacterium genome containing:
- a CDS encoding PDZ domain-containing protein, yielding MPIVAVLAVACFLSPFPFGGGKAVYGETSFFDRVFAGTDKSEKAAARVKYEDFMSSPNMKKYTRINHTFSRDGNWMVAKMARSPKPGTTVDDFELWRFDGKENGFVRHPLDRDIRESMRAMTVSPDGNCIAVCNCPWDGKGLIDTSKARVSIVQTSDGKIIRTFPVYMSSTAMQIMPDNKTLVGTTYRRRDEGGRQVMDSVTEAYSITTGKKIPVPAMHDSCHGKESVLQQLKLSDRYLGAWCSNGTAWLFDAKNFSLVRNLDKAEGLYLNRDGSLAAVWGGLRGQFKILDTTTWKEMKTPPGFAVGGLAIAFGPDNSILKAWSNCLEEYVILKGKKLVHVQEKRFASQKAGPSVVFVQQAGAWYALVDKKVYTMKAATPEMIRAAAALDEGRELLAAGFHSAAVRKIEEAINLSPLQQDLQHSKAYADFWTRGLPLKDVGSLLLFHKDILLKAEKRSWIGFGVDKGEGGIIVTSVNPEGPAARSGLRKGDIIKLFNVRPAASVDDVSTRDIPIGSEVTYVVQREGRQIRLSARTIAGFVDNTNLAIALRRLMEYGMLAVNTGHPQLALEVAEEVMKLKKQYPLAMKWNTAAKISPALKALVMAGAAADAKTYDYLLEQGGLMPEGSNFVSFYITDFPDLWAPLYADRKKLAYILKLDEAKLPKSPKTRGFSSQPYPDLAGRLLTPVAAPKRLDAEASPAPTVKQQQGTPSRPSNPRVLD
- a CDS encoding AAA family ATPase, whose translation is MIERPFWISRIEEAWKEASIVWLAGVRRAGKTTLVQSLGEDRILYVNCDLPVASSMTADPELFFRDCGRPVVVFDEIHRLPDPSMVLKIGADLFPDLKIIATGSSTLAASRKFKDTLTGRKRVVRLTPVLWDELPAFNAPLSRRLYHGGLPQTLLAESKPMSFYREWMDSFFARDIQQLFAFRDPGKFNMLFEYLLKQSGGQFEITRTAGALGISRPTVADHLRALETTQAVTIVRPFHGRGQKEIIKMPKVYGFDTGFVAFARGWDPLRQDEHGVLWEHIVLEYLQGHVYDGDILYWRMADDREVDFVIPRRRDEVDAIECKWSPDQFNAAGLSLFRNWYPKGKNYIISPISTPGYAKRVSGMEVYICSPAGWCEKYRHSGGSSK
- a CDS encoding AbrB/MazE/SpoVT family DNA-binding domain-containing protein yields the protein MPFARVLRKGQMTLPKKVRDVLKVSEGDVIDFEITGSAVIMRHKVLVEKGKSEFLANLSRMHEKTGDVDPAIVEKAIEDVIRDVRKQARTRKK
- a CDS encoding HigA family addiction module antitoxin codes for the protein MVTRKPTHPGNVLLEDVMKPLGITITEAAKGLGISRKTLSEIVNGRAALTPEMAVRIGKATSTSPQSWLAMQTKLDLWLAMQKEPKDVVQFKSSNAVNE
- a CDS encoding type II toxin-antitoxin system RelE/ParE family toxin, which translates into the protein MIKSFKHKGLKLFFETGNKKGIIPGHADKLARILDRLDASMSPVDMNLPAYKLHKLIGQEDGVWSVWVNGNWRVTFQFEGDDAVLIDYRDYH